A genomic window from Stigmatopora argus isolate UIUO_Sarg chromosome 13, RoL_Sarg_1.0, whole genome shotgun sequence includes:
- the LOC144087466 gene encoding polyprenol dehydrogenase-like isoform X1 — translation MPRQDGKVVIVTGGGKGIGYEVAGHMAKLGAHFIIGCRDDHQGLEAIRRIQEEYNEAKVEFKYLDLASLQSIHPFVHNFKNCELPLKILVNNAGVMLLPESSTENGFELHFGVNYLGHFLLTWLLLDTLKFTSKSGNFSRLVNVSSSAHRNGQVQWNGLKSRECFSAHGAYCHGKLAQLFFRSYLQHKLEQSGFPVSLCAVDPGMVDTCLYRHLWTPLCLAHILVSRLLFKTPAEGAAPVLFAALSPALEGECGRGYWANGRRDVTTPLTFDPHIQQDLWETSQRFLISQ, via the exons ATGCCCAGACAAGATGGCAAGGTTGTCATAGTAACGGGAGGAGGCAAGGGAATCGGCTATGAGGTTGCCGGACACATGGCGAAACTGGGGGCACATTTTATTATAG GTTGTCGGGATGATCACCAGGGTCTGGAAGCCATCAGAAGGATCCAAGAAGAGTACAACGAGGCTAAAG tggAGTTCAAGTATCTGGACTTAGCGTCTCTGCAGTCTATCCATCCGTTTGTCCACAACTTCAAGAACTGTGAATTACCACTCAAAATTTTGGTCAACAATG CAGGTGTCATGCTACTTCCTGAAAGTTCTACCGAGAATGGATTTGAATTGCACTTTGGTGTGAACTATCTGGGCCACTTCCTGCTTACCTGGCTGCTCTTGGACACATTAAAATTTACCAGCAAATCTGGGAACTTCTCTCGCCTGGTCAACGTCTCCTCCTCTGCGCATCGGAACGGCCAGGTCCAATGGAATGGCTTAAAAAGCCG AGAGTGCTTCTCGGCCCACGGAGCTTATTGTCACGGCAAGCTGGCGCAACTCTTCTTTAGATCCTACCTCCAACACAAGTTGGAGCAGAGTGGTTTTCCAGTCAGTTTGTGCGCTGTTGATCCAGGAATGGTGGACACTTGTCTCTACCGACACCTGTGGACACCCCTTTGTCTGGCACACATCCTCGTGTCCCGCTTGCTTTTCAAG ACCCCTGCAGAGGGTGCTGCCCCAGTTTTGTTTGCCGCCCTGTCACCAGCACTGGAGGGTGAATGTGGAAGAGGCTACTGGGCCAATGGGCGCCGGGACGTGACGACACCGCTGACATTTGACCCGCACATTCAGCAAGACTTGTGGGAAACCAGCCAAAGGTTTTTGATTTCGCAGTAA
- the LOC144087466 gene encoding polyprenol dehydrogenase-like isoform X2: MPRQDGKVVIVTGGGKGIGYEVAGHMAKLGAHFIIGCRDDHQGLEAIRRIQEEYNEAKVEFKYLDLASLQSIHPFVHNFKNCELPLKILVNNGVMLLPESSTENGFELHFGVNYLGHFLLTWLLLDTLKFTSKSGNFSRLVNVSSSAHRNGQVQWNGLKSRECFSAHGAYCHGKLAQLFFRSYLQHKLEQSGFPVSLCAVDPGMVDTCLYRHLWTPLCLAHILVSRLLFKTPAEGAAPVLFAALSPALEGECGRGYWANGRRDVTTPLTFDPHIQQDLWETSQRFLISQ; encoded by the exons ATGCCCAGACAAGATGGCAAGGTTGTCATAGTAACGGGAGGAGGCAAGGGAATCGGCTATGAGGTTGCCGGACACATGGCGAAACTGGGGGCACATTTTATTATAG GTTGTCGGGATGATCACCAGGGTCTGGAAGCCATCAGAAGGATCCAAGAAGAGTACAACGAGGCTAAAG tggAGTTCAAGTATCTGGACTTAGCGTCTCTGCAGTCTATCCATCCGTTTGTCCACAACTTCAAGAACTGTGAATTACCACTCAAAATTTTGGTCAACAATG GTGTCATGCTACTTCCTGAAAGTTCTACCGAGAATGGATTTGAATTGCACTTTGGTGTGAACTATCTGGGCCACTTCCTGCTTACCTGGCTGCTCTTGGACACATTAAAATTTACCAGCAAATCTGGGAACTTCTCTCGCCTGGTCAACGTCTCCTCCTCTGCGCATCGGAACGGCCAGGTCCAATGGAATGGCTTAAAAAGCCG AGAGTGCTTCTCGGCCCACGGAGCTTATTGTCACGGCAAGCTGGCGCAACTCTTCTTTAGATCCTACCTCCAACACAAGTTGGAGCAGAGTGGTTTTCCAGTCAGTTTGTGCGCTGTTGATCCAGGAATGGTGGACACTTGTCTCTACCGACACCTGTGGACACCCCTTTGTCTGGCACACATCCTCGTGTCCCGCTTGCTTTTCAAG ACCCCTGCAGAGGGTGCTGCCCCAGTTTTGTTTGCCGCCCTGTCACCAGCACTGGAGGGTGAATGTGGAAGAGGCTACTGGGCCAATGGGCGCCGGGACGTGACGACACCGCTGACATTTGACCCGCACATTCAGCAAGACTTGTGGGAAACCAGCCAAAGGTTTTTGATTTCGCAGTAA